One genomic region from Phragmites australis chromosome 1, lpPhrAust1.1, whole genome shotgun sequence encodes:
- the LOC133916656 gene encoding molybdate transporter 2: MASASGQPLLAGEDGGRCLGFLPPSIRLKTSVWSELGGAVGDLGTYIPIVLALSLASHLDLGTTLIFTALYNFATGFIFGIPMPVQPMKSIAAVALSSAHLTVPQIMSAGLAVAAVLLFLGATGLMTYIYRLLPLPVVRGIQLSQGLSFAFTAVKYIRYVQDFSHSSSASTSVPRSLLGLDGLVLALAALLFIILATGSGDDEDVGTDGTRRRRRSCSRVPAALIVFALGLVLCFVRDPSIVQGLRFGPAPLRLVKITWDDFKIGFWEGAVPQLPLSVLNSVIAVCKLSSDLFPERAELSPARVSVSVGLMNFVGCWFGAMPCCHGAGGLAGQYRFGGRSGASVVFLAIGKLALGLVFGNSFVRILGQFPIGILGVMLLFSGIELAMASRDMGTKEESFVMLICASVSLTGSSAALGFISGIVLYLLLRLRDVDYRGLVGRWGAGQQQTGNKVGRDGDEDA; this comes from the coding sequence ATGGCATCCGCCTCCGGCCAGCCGCTCCTCGCCGGCGAGGACGGCGGCCGCTGCCTTGGGTTTCTCCCACCCTCTATCCGCCTCAAGACGTCCGTCTGGTCGGAGCTGGGCGGCGCGGTGGGCGACCTGGGCACCTACATCCCCATCGTGCTCGCGCTGTCGCTGGCGTCCCACCTTGACCTCGGCACCACGCTCATCTTCACCGCGCTCTACAACTTCGCCACGGGCTTCATCTTCGGCATCCCCATGCCCGTGCAGCCCATGAAGTCTATCGCCGCCGTCGCGCTCTCCTCGGCGCACCTCACCGTCCCGCAGATCATGTCTGCCgggctcgccgtcgccgccgtcctGCTGTTCCTCGGCGCCACCGGCCTCATGACCTACATCTACCGTCTCCTCCCGCTCCCTGTCGTGCGTGGCATCCAGCTCTCGCAGGGACTCTCCTTCGCCTTCACCGCCGTCAAGTACATCCGCTACGTCCAGGACTTCTCCCACTCCTCCTCTGCTTCCACCTCCGTGCCGCGTTCCCTCCTTGGCCTCGACGGATTGGTCCTCGCGCTCGCCGCGCTGCTATTCATCATCCTCGCCACCGGCTCTGGCGACGATGAGGACGTCGGCACGGACGGCACgagacgccgccgccgctcctgcAGCCGCGTCCCGGCGGCGCTTATCGTGTTCGCGCTCGGCCTGGTGCTCTGTTTCGTCCGTGACCCGTCGATCGTGCAAGGCCTTCGCTTTGGGCCGGCGCCGCTGCGGCTGGTCAAGATAACGTGGGACGATTTCAAGATCGGGTTCTGGGAAGGCGCCGTGCCGCAGCTCCCGCTGTCCGTGCTGAACTCTGTCATCGCCGTGTGCAAGCTCTCGTCGGATCTGTTCCCCGAACGGGCCGAGCTCTCTCCGGCGAGGGTGTCGGTGAGCGTCGGGCTCATGAACTTCGTGGGCTGCTGGTTCGGCGCCATGCCCTGTTGCCACGGCGCGGGCGGGCTAGCGGGGCAGTACAGGTTCGGCGGTCGGAGCGGCGCGTCCGTGGTGTTCCTGGCCATCGGTAAGCTGGCGCTCGGGCTCGTGTTCGGCAACTCGTTCGTTAGGATTCTCGGGCAGTTCCCTATAGGGATACTGGGCGTCATGCTGCTCTTCTCCGGGATCGAGCTCGCCATGGCGTCGCGCGACATGGGTACTAAAGAGGAGTCCTTCGTCATGCTCATCTGCGCCAGCGTGTCGCTCACGGGCTCGAGCGCCGCGCTGGGTTTCATCTCGGGGATTGTACTGTACCTGCTGCTGCGCCTCAGGGACGTGGACTACCGAGGGCTCGTCGGTCGTTGGGGCGCTGGCCAGCAGCAAACCGGGAACAAAGTTGGACGAGATGGTGACGAAGATGCTTGA